CTTGTGCAGCTCGTCGCCCTGGACGCCCCAGTCCAGCTTGCCGCTGGGCGAGCCCCAGTCCAGATTGCCGCTGGGGGAACCCCAGTCAGTGAGCATCGCCGGCTCGCCCATCGACATGAGAGAGCGCGTGGCCGGGGCGCGGGCGCCACGGTCGATGAAGCTCTGGCTGCGCTTGGCGAAGGCCGAGGCGCGGGAGGTCATGATGGCCTTGGCCATGGAGTGGTCGAGGTTGAAGGAGCTGTTCGCGCCCCCCACCATGGGGGATGTCGGCATGTGCTGCAGCTGCTGCGAGTCGGGCAGCGAGCTGTAGGCCGACATGTCGCCTGCCTGCTTGAGCGAGAGCGCGTGGAGCTGGGACAGCATGGCCGTGTCCATGGAGCCGAGCAGGTCGTTGTAGTCCGGCGGCATGTTCCTGGCGGCGGGCGATCCAGCGGCAGCGTGCGGCGAGCCGAGGCCAGCGTTGGGCGGGCCGCCCCAGTTGGCCCTGGGCGAGTGCGCGTTGGTTGACACCTTGTCGAAGAGCTTCTGCTGGTACTGGTCGAGCGCGAGCATCTCGAGGTCGAAATCCAGCTCGCGCGCGGTCTTGAGCCTGCCGGCGGGCGAGGAGGGCCACGCCATCCCTCCGTTGGGAGGCGAGGAGCGCGGGGAGACGGGCTGCATCATGCCGACGGAGACGGCGGAGGGGTTGACGGAGCGCAGCTCGTCGCGCCTGTGCGCGAAGAAGCAGATGCGGCGCGCGCATCCGACCTCGTCCTTGCATAGGCGCGTGCGGTACTGCGCCGGGTGCAGCCAGCACTCGAAGACGCCGTGCGCGTACTCGCAGCCGTCGCCCTTGCGGCACGCCCCGCCCTTGCGGAACTCCGGGCAGGGCACGCAGGAGTAGGAGTAGCGGCGCGGGTCGCGGCGGCGCGCGTTCTCGCCCGGGTGCACGAAGGGGCACTCGGTCCAGTCGTGCGAGTAGGCGCGCGAGCAGGGCTTCACCTTGAAGCTGTACATGCGGAAGTCGTCGGTGCTGAAGAGCCCGCTCTTGAGGTCGGGCAGGGTGAGGTCCGGCGGGTACTCCTTGCGGGGCTCGTGGGGAGGGGAGGCGGACTTCTGGGGGGAGGAGGATGGGGAGGGGGCCGGGGAGTttaggaggaggcggagcggcgcggTGGCGGCGCGCGGGAGGAGGTCGCCGGCGCGGAGGGCGGAGGCGGAGAGGGCTTCGGTGGACGCGCCGGCGGCGAGGAGCAGGtgcgtggcggcgacggcgtgcgcggcgccgccggccgccgcgaggtggagcgcggtggCGCCGTCGGTGGGCGAGGCGCGGGTGGCCTCGGCGGGCGCGGCGGAGAGCGCGTACGCGAGGACGGACGTGCTGCCGTAGAGCGCGGCGACCATGGCCGGCGTGCGggtctcggtggccagccggcccTGGCCGGCCGCCGAGGGGCCGTACCAAGAAGCCTCGGCGTCCAGGCAGGCCTTGTGCTCCTCCACGGCGCGCCTGAACTCCGCGacgtcgtccgccgccgccagCTCGAGGAGAAGCGAGGCGTCTATGGCCGCGGAATCCTTGGGCGTGGCCGGAGGCGGCGGGACGGAGGGCTTGCGCGGGCCAGAGCACATGACGGCGGCGCAAGTGGAAGAAAGACCTTCGTTTGTTACCAAGATTCTTGCGTTCTCGCTACACACGattctcttcttcttccagtaGGTTCTTGATCGGGACAagaggaggtgggagagaggtggTGGGTAGTGGGGAAGCGGGGAGGCGGGGTATATGTAGAGGGAGATGGAGACGCGAGGTTGGGGATGAATAATGGAGGTGGAGAAAAGGAGGAGATGGTGGGGATGGATGGATCGAAAGAGATAAGTTGGAGACGAAGCAGCTGTGATGGTCTCTCTCTATGTATGTTGTGCCTTTCGCTCTCGTGCGCAATACTTTTACACACAAAATGTTTTTTTATTTCCTGCTTTCGatcggttttttttttttgtttatttgtgTTGCTGCGGTCaaaaggaggaggagcagcgAACGCGCACAAGTCGTAGCTACCTTCTCCCTCCTTTCCTTTCTTTAATTCATTTTGGGGTTTT
This Lolium perenne isolate Kyuss_39 chromosome 1, Kyuss_2.0, whole genome shotgun sequence DNA region includes the following protein-coding sequences:
- the LOC127344914 gene encoding zinc finger CCCH domain-containing protein 33-like, which codes for MCSGPRKPSVPPPPATPKDSAAIDASLLLELAAADDVAEFRRAVEEHKACLDAEASWYGPSAAGQGRLATETRTPAMVAALYGSTSVLAYALSAAPAEATRASPTDGATALHLAAAGGAAHAVAATHLLLAAGASTEALSASALRAGDLLPRAATAPLRLLLNSPAPSPSSSPQKSASPPHEPRKEYPPDLTLPDLKSGLFSTDDFRMYSFKVKPCSRAYSHDWTECPFVHPGENARRRDPRRYSYSCVPCPEFRKGGACRKGDGCEYAHGVFECWLHPAQYRTRLCKDEVGCARRICFFAHRRDELRSVNPSAVSVGMMQPVSPRSSPPNGGMAWPSSPAGRLKTARELDFDLEMLALDQYQQKLFDKVSTNAHSPRANWGGPPNAGLGSPHAAAGSPAARNMPPDYNDLLGSMDTAMLSQLHALSLKQAGDMSAYSSLPDSQQLQHMPTSPMVGGANSSFNLDHSMAKAIMTSRASAFAKRSQSFIDRGARAPATRSLMSMGEPAMLTDWGSPSGNLDWGSPSGKLDWGVQGDELHKFRKSASFGFRGQSPMPVNSPATQAEPDVSWVNSLVKDGHAGDHFSQWLEQEQMVA